In one window of uncultured Campylobacter sp. DNA:
- the rpsJ gene encoding 30S ribosomal protein S10, translating to MQKIRLKLKAYDHRVLDRTVSAIVEAVKRTGADVRGPVPMPTKIKRYTVLRSPHVNKDSREQFEMKIHARMLDIVAATPDTVDSLTKLDLAPEVNVEVHAMGK from the coding sequence ATGCAAAAAATTAGGTTAAAACTCAAGGCTTATGACCATCGAGTTTTAGATCGCACAGTTTCGGCTATCGTTGAAGCCGTAAAAAGAACAGGTGCGGACGTCAGAGGTCCCGTGCCGATGCCTACGAAGATTAAACGCTACACCGTTTTAAGATCTCCGCACGTAAATAAAGACTCCAGAGAGCAGTTTGAGATGAAAATTCACGCTCGTATGCTAGACATCGTAGCGGCTACGCCAGATACGGTTGATTCGCTAACTAAGCTTGATTTGGCTCCGGAAGTCAACGTCGAAGTTCACGCGATGGGCAAATAA
- the rplC gene encoding 50S ribosomal protein L3, giving the protein MEYIVEKIGMSRTIDTSSTPVTLLRLINTKICEVCDEKKAIVSYAEGKAYNKAIAGIQKKYSLSKEFNKFATLSLENAELGDQNLDVLSEAKIVKVSFKSKGKGYQGVIKRHGFAGGPAAHGSRFHRRPGSIGNCEWPGRVQPGMRMAGHTGNETITAKNEVVSFDAENKILVLKGSVPGFNGAMGRIRIVK; this is encoded by the coding sequence ATGGAATATATTGTAGAAAAAATAGGTATGAGTAGGACGATCGACACGAGCAGCACGCCCGTGACGCTTTTGCGACTTATCAATACCAAAATTTGCGAAGTTTGCGATGAGAAAAAAGCTATCGTATCTTACGCAGAGGGCAAAGCGTATAATAAAGCTATAGCCGGCATTCAAAAGAAATATAGTCTAAGCAAGGAATTTAATAAATTTGCGACTCTAAGCTTAGAAAATGCCGAGCTTGGCGATCAAAATTTAGATGTTTTGAGCGAAGCCAAGATCGTCAAAGTAAGCTTTAAATCCAAGGGCAAAGGTTATCAGGGCGTTATTAAGCGCCATGGCTTTGCGGGCGGTCCTGCAGCGCACGGTAGCCGCTTCCACCGAAGGCCTGGTTCTATTGGCAACTGCGAGTGGCCCGGTCGCGTTCAGCCTGGTATGAGGATGGCGGGACACACTGGAAACGAAACGATCACTGCTAAAAACGAAGTCGTAAGCTTTGATGCCGAGAATAAAATTTTAGTGCTTAAGGGCTCGGTTCCTGGATTTAACGGCGCAATGGGCAGAATAAGGATAGTAAAATGA
- the rplD gene encoding 50S ribosomal protein L4 produces the protein MSKVSVLNEKLEKASEIEIPAKFSEVNSHNLYLYVKSYLASLRANTANAKTRAEVSGGGKKPWRQKGRGGARAGSTRTNVWVGGAVAFGPTNERNYEQKVNKKQKRLALEFAINEKANEGKIFIFDDLELKSGKTKDAANFIKKLGVRDALIVKNELDAQTLLAYRNLKNCYVVDASEVNAYLIAVYGSIVFEKAAFESIVKED, from the coding sequence ATGAGTAAAGTAAGCGTGCTTAACGAAAAACTGGAAAAAGCAAGCGAAATTGAAATCCCTGCGAAATTTTCGGAAGTCAATTCGCACAATCTATATTTGTACGTCAAATCTTACCTTGCTTCGCTTCGTGCAAATACGGCTAACGCTAAAACTCGCGCCGAGGTTAGCGGCGGCGGCAAAAAACCTTGGCGACAAAAGGGTCGTGGCGGCGCACGCGCGGGCTCAACTAGAACTAACGTCTGGGTAGGCGGCGCGGTCGCATTCGGTCCGACTAACGAACGAAATTACGAGCAGAAGGTCAATAAGAAGCAAAAACGCCTTGCGCTGGAATTTGCTATCAATGAGAAAGCAAACGAGGGTAAAATTTTTATCTTCGACGATTTAGAGCTAAAAAGCGGCAAGACTAAAGACGCGGCAAATTTTATTAAGAAACTGGGCGTTAGAGATGCGCTGATCGTTAAAAACGAGCTAGACGCACAAACTCTTTTGGCTTATAGAAATCTTAAGAATTGCTATGTCGTCGATGCAAGCGAGGTCAATGCCTACCTAATCGCAGTTTACGGCTCGATCGTATTCGAAAAAGCGGCATTTGAATCAATAGTGAAAGAGGACTAA
- a CDS encoding 50S ribosomal protein L23 — protein MADITDIKTILYTEKSLGLQENGVVVIQTSPSVTKNGLKSVLKNYFGITPLKINSLRQDGKVKRFRGKMGARNDVKKFYVKLPEGASLESVEA, from the coding sequence ATGGCAGATATAACAGATATCAAAACGATCCTTTATACGGAAAAGTCTCTCGGTCTTCAAGAAAACGGCGTGGTCGTTATCCAAACTAGCCCGTCGGTTACGAAAAACGGACTAAAGAGCGTTTTAAAGAACTATTTCGGGATCACTCCGCTAAAGATAAATTCTTTAAGACAGGACGGCAAGGTAAAAAGATTTAGAGGTAAAATGGGCGCTAGAAACGATGTGAAAAAATTCTACGTCAAGCTACCTGAGGGCGCAAGCCTAGAAAGCGTGGAGGCGTAA
- the rplB gene encoding 50S ribosomal protein L2, whose translation MAIKTYKPYTPSRRFMTGLSSEDITAKASVRGLLIKIPAAAGRNNNGRITSRHKQAGAAKLYRIIDFKRNKFGVAGKVEAIEYDPNRNCRIALISYADGEKRYIIKPNDLKVGDVVAAAEGGLDIKPGNAMKMKNIPVGTILHNIELKPGKGAQMARSAGGYAQLMGKEEKYVILRLPSGEMRRVLAECMASIGVVGNEEWANVVIGKAGRNRHRGIRPQTRGSAMNPVDHPHGGGEGKKNSGRHPVTPWGKPTKGYKTRHKKASDKLIISRRKGK comes from the coding sequence ATGGCGATCAAAACTTATAAACCGTATACTCCAAGTAGAAGATTTATGACCGGGCTTAGCAGCGAGGATATCACTGCAAAAGCTAGCGTTAGAGGCTTGCTTATTAAAATTCCTGCCGCAGCCGGAAGGAATAATAACGGCCGCATTACCAGCCGCCATAAACAAGCAGGAGCTGCTAAACTTTATAGAATCATCGATTTTAAGCGAAATAAATTCGGCGTTGCTGGCAAGGTCGAGGCGATCGAATACGATCCGAATCGCAACTGCCGTATCGCATTGATCTCATACGCAGACGGCGAGAAGCGCTATATTATCAAGCCTAACGATCTTAAAGTGGGCGACGTGGTAGCCGCTGCCGAGGGCGGATTGGATATTAAACCGGGCAACGCGATGAAGATGAAAAATATCCCTGTGGGAACTATCCTGCACAATATCGAGTTAAAACCTGGCAAAGGTGCTCAAATGGCACGTAGCGCAGGAGGCTATGCTCAGCTTATGGGTAAAGAGGAAAAATATGTCATTTTGCGTCTGCCTAGCGGCGAGATGAGAAGAGTACTTGCAGAGTGTATGGCTAGTATCGGCGTAGTGGGTAACGAAGAGTGGGCAAACGTCGTCATCGGTAAAGCCGGACGTAACCGCCACAGAGGTATCCGTCCTCAAACCAGAGGTTCTGCAATGAATCCGGTCGATCACCCACACGGCGGTGGCGAGGGTAAGAAAAACTCCGGCCGCCATCCGGTAACTCCGTGGGGCAAACCGACGAAGGGCTATAAAACTCGCCATAAAAAAGCGAGCGATAAGCTTATAATTTCAAGAAGGAAAGGAAAATAA
- the rpsS gene encoding 30S ribosomal protein S19: MARSLKKGPFVDDHVMKKVVAAKKAGDNKPIKTWSRRSTIVPEMIGLTFNVHNGKNFIPVYVTEHHIGYKLGEFAPTRTFKGHKGSVQKKIGK, from the coding sequence ATGGCTAGATCGCTAAAAAAAGGTCCTTTCGTAGATGATCACGTAATGAAAAAAGTCGTTGCGGCAAAGAAAGCCGGCGATAATAAACCGATCAAGACTTGGTCGAGACGAAGCACGATCGTGCCTGAGATGATCGGACTTACGTTTAACGTTCATAACGGAAAGAATTTTATCCCGGTTTACGTCACCGAGCATCATATCGGTTATAAATTAGGCGAGTTCGCTCCTACGCGCACTTTCAAGGGCCACAAAGGCTCCGTCCAGAAAAAGATCGGCAAGTAA
- the rpsC gene encoding 30S ribosomal protein S3: MGQKVNPIGLRLGINRNWESRWFPSKATLSESIGEDYKIRKFLKAKLYYAGISQILIERTAKKIRVTIVAARPGIIIGKKGGEVENLRSEVVKLVNKDIAINIKEERKVGSNALLAAENVAMQLERRVAFRRAMKKVIQGAQKAGAKGIKICVAGRLGGAEMARTEWYLEGRVPLHTLRARIDYGFAEAHTTYGNIGIKVWIFKGEILQKGIQAEKTDDAPKKTRRPRRGK, translated from the coding sequence ATGGGACAGAAAGTAAATCCGATCGGTTTAAGATTAGGAATTAATCGAAATTGGGAGTCTAGATGGTTCCCTTCTAAAGCGACGCTTTCCGAGAGTATCGGCGAGGATTACAAGATTCGCAAATTTTTAAAAGCCAAGCTTTATTATGCGGGAATTAGCCAAATTCTTATCGAAAGAACGGCTAAGAAAATTCGCGTAACGATCGTAGCCGCAAGACCGGGTATTATCATCGGCAAAAAAGGCGGCGAGGTTGAAAATTTAAGAAGCGAAGTCGTTAAGCTAGTCAATAAAGACATAGCGATCAATATCAAAGAGGAGCGCAAAGTAGGCTCGAACGCACTTTTGGCTGCGGAAAACGTAGCTATGCAGTTAGAGCGCCGCGTTGCATTCCGCCGCGCTATGAAGAAAGTCATCCAAGGCGCTCAAAAAGCAGGTGCAAAGGGAATTAAAATTTGCGTCGCAGGTCGCTTAGGCGGCGCCGAGATGGCTAGAACCGAATGGTATTTGGAGGGACGCGTTCCGCTTCATACTCTAAGGGCTAGGATCGATTACGGCTTTGCCGAAGCGCATACGACTTACGGTAATATCGGCATTAAGGTTTGGATCTTTAAGGGTGAAATTTTACAAAAAGGCATCCAGGCTGAAAAGACCGATGATGCGCCTAAAAAAACACGCAGACCAAGAAGAGGTAAATAG
- the rplP gene encoding 50S ribosomal protein L16: protein MLMPKRTKYRKMMKGRNRGYATRGNSLTFGDFGIKAVEAGRVNSRQIEAARVAMTRFVNRQAKIWIKVFPDKPLTKKPLQTRMGKGKSGVEEWVMNIKPGRIIFEMTGVSEEVAKEALMLSIHKLPFKTKIVSRESENEIY, encoded by the coding sequence ATGTTGATGCCAAAAAGAACAAAATACCGCAAGATGATGAAAGGTCGCAATCGCGGCTACGCGACGAGAGGAAATTCCTTGACGTTCGGCGATTTCGGTATCAAAGCGGTAGAGGCGGGCAGGGTAAATTCTCGCCAGATCGAAGCGGCTCGTGTCGCGATGACGCGCTTCGTGAATCGTCAAGCTAAAATTTGGATTAAGGTATTCCCAGACAAACCGCTTACCAAAAAGCCTCTACAAACTCGTATGGGCAAGGGTAAGAGCGGCGTAGAAGAGTGGGTAATGAATATAAAACCGGGCAGGATCATTTTCGAGATGACCGGTGTTAGCGAAGAGGTTGCTAAAGAGGCGCTTATGCTTTCGATTCATAAACTACCTTTTAAAACGAAAATCGTAAGTAGGGAAAGCGAAAATGAAATATACTGA
- the rpmC gene encoding 50S ribosomal protein L29 has product MKYTDLKDKDLAELNSMLKQSKLLLFTARQKLKTMQLSNPNEIRAIKKDIARINTAIKAK; this is encoded by the coding sequence ATGAAATATACTGATTTGAAAGATAAAGATTTAGCTGAGCTAAATTCTATGTTGAAACAAAGTAAGTTGCTTTTATTTACGGCTAGACAAAAGCTAAAAACTATGCAGCTAAGCAATCCTAACGAGATTCGCGCTATCAAAAAAGATATCGCTAGAATCAACACCGCTATTAAAGCGAAATAA
- the rpsQ gene encoding 30S ribosomal protein S17 translates to MAFKREIQGVVVKKAGDKTATVLVERRVMHPRYRKIVKRFKKYLIHDENNVVKIGDTISAIECRPLSARKSFRLKAVLKTGVE, encoded by the coding sequence ATGGCATTTAAAAGAGAAATTCAAGGCGTAGTCGTAAAGAAGGCGGGCGATAAAACAGCTACCGTTTTGGTAGAAAGAAGGGTTATGCACCCTAGATATAGAAAGATCGTAAAAAGATTTAAAAAATATCTGATCCACGATGAGAACAACGTCGTAAAGATCGGCGATACCATATCTGCGATCGAGTGCAGACCGCTAAGCGCTAGAAAATCGTTTCGCTTAAAAGCGGTTTTGAAAACAGGAGTTGAATAA
- the rplN gene encoding 50S ribosomal protein L14 — protein sequence MIQSFTRLAVADNSGAKELMCIKVLGGSKRRYATIGDIIVCSVKKALPNGKIKRGQVVKAVVVRTTKELHRGNGSLIRFDENAAVILDSKKEPIGTRIFGPIGREVRYGGFMKIVSLAPEVL from the coding sequence ATGATACAGAGTTTTACCAGACTTGCGGTAGCTGATAATAGCGGCGCAAAAGAACTTATGTGTATTAAAGTTTTGGGCGGCAGCAAAAGAAGATACGCCACAATCGGCGATATTATCGTTTGCTCTGTAAAAAAAGCGCTCCCTAACGGCAAGATTAAGCGCGGTCAAGTAGTAAAAGCCGTAGTCGTTCGTACGACTAAAGAGTTGCACAGAGGCAACGGCTCGCTAATTAGATTCGATGAGAACGCAGCTGTTATTTTGGATTCAAAAAAAGAGCCGATCGGCACTCGTATTTTCGGTCCTATCGGTAGAGAGGTCAGATACGGCGGTTTTATGAAGATCGTTTCGCTGGCTCCGGAGGTTTTATAA
- the rplX gene encoding 50S ribosomal protein L24 gives MAVKFKIKKGDQVKIIAGDDKGKTGTVKAVFPKKAQVIVEGCKMAKKAIKPTEQNPQGGFTSKEMPMDISNVALVEG, from the coding sequence ATGGCAGTAAAATTTAAGATTAAAAAAGGCGATCAGGTAAAGATCATCGCAGGTGACGATAAGGGCAAAACAGGCACCGTCAAGGCAGTGTTTCCTAAAAAAGCTCAAGTTATCGTCGAGGGTTGTAAAATGGCTAAAAAGGCTATCAAACCAACCGAGCAAAATCCGCAAGGCGGCTTTACGAGCAAAGAGATGCCTATGGATATTTCAAACGTTGCGTTGGTAGAGGGTTGA
- the rplE gene encoding 50S ribosomal protein L5 — protein sequence MSRLKDKYANSIRAALQKEFDIKNPMLIPALEKIVISVGTGESSKDQKVLQNMADTISLIAGQKALIVNAKKSVAGFKVREGFPVGIMVTLRKEQMFAFLDKLISIALPRVKDFRGLPRTGFDGRGNYNFGLQEQLMFPEVEYDQILRTHGMNITVVTTTNNDKEAFKLLELFGMPFAKGK from the coding sequence ATGAGCAGACTAAAAGATAAATACGCTAATTCCATCAGAGCTGCTTTGCAGAAAGAATTTGATATAAAAAATCCTATGCTTATCCCGGCGCTTGAAAAGATCGTTATCAGCGTAGGAACGGGCGAATCGAGCAAAGATCAAAAGGTGCTTCAAAATATGGCCGATACTATCTCGCTGATCGCAGGCCAAAAAGCGCTTATCGTCAATGCAAAAAAATCGGTTGCCGGCTTTAAAGTGCGCGAAGGTTTCCCGGTAGGCATAATGGTTACGTTACGAAAAGAGCAGATGTTTGCCTTCCTAGACAAACTGATCTCTATCGCGCTTCCTAGAGTTAAGGATTTCCGAGGACTACCTAGAACGGGCTTTGACGGACGCGGCAATTATAACTTCGGTTTGCAAGAGCAGCTGATGTTCCCTGAGGTCGAATACGATCAAATTTTAAGAACTCACGGTATGAATATAACCGTCGTAACGACTACAAATAACGATAAAGAGGCATTTAAATTGCTAGAGTTATTCGGCATGCCTTTTGCAAAAGGAAAATGA
- a CDS encoding type Z 30S ribosomal protein S14, with protein MAKKSMVAKAKRPAKFSTRAYTRCQICGRPHSVYKDFGICRVCLRKMANEGLIPGLKKASW; from the coding sequence ATGGCAAAAAAATCAATGGTAGCCAAGGCGAAACGCCCCGCTAAATTTAGCACTCGCGCATATACCAGATGTCAAATTTGCGGTCGTCCGCACTCCGTTTATAAAGATTTTGGAATTTGTCGCGTTTGCCTTCGCAAGATGGCAAACGAGGGCTTGATCCCGGGTCTTAAAAAAGCAAGCTGGTAA
- the rpsH gene encoding 30S ribosomal protein S8, with protein MINDLISDGLTRIRNAAMRRLDTTKLFHSNVVEAMLKILAEKGYIESYNVVEENNKKIINVVLKYDEKGRSVINEVKRISTPGRRVYQGKDEIKRFKNGYGTVVVSTSKGVMSGIDAHKAGVGGEVLCTIW; from the coding sequence ATGATTAACGATCTTATTTCAGATGGATTAACTCGCATCAGAAATGCTGCGATGCGAAGACTAGATACGACTAAGCTTTTTCACTCAAACGTAGTCGAGGCTATGCTTAAAATTTTAGCCGAGAAGGGCTATATCGAGAGCTACAACGTAGTAGAGGAAAACAATAAAAAGATCATCAACGTAGTGCTTAAATACGACGAAAAGGGCAGGAGCGTGATAAACGAAGTTAAAAGAATTTCGACTCCGGGTCGCCGCGTATATCAAGGCAAAGACGAGATCAAGCGCTTCAAAAACGGCTACGGAACCGTCGTCGTTAGCACAAGCAAAGGCGTTATGAGCGGTATCGACGCACACAAAGCTGGCGTCGGCGGCGAAGTGCTTTGCACGATCTGGTAA
- the rplF gene encoding 50S ribosomal protein L6: MSRIGKKPISIPNGLEVKIDGSSLKFKKSNNEKELDLKGHVDVKIEDGKIEFSPKGEDRQSRAYWGTYRALANNIVLGLTEGFSKQLEINGVGYRAAMKGKVLELNLGFSHPINFESPKGIEISVDKNVVTIKGDDKQQVGQVAAEIRGFRPPEPYKGKGIKYLEERIIRKAGKTAKK, from the coding sequence ATGTCAAGAATTGGTAAAAAACCGATCTCTATTCCAAACGGCTTAGAGGTCAAAATCGACGGCTCGTCGTTAAAATTTAAAAAATCAAATAACGAAAAAGAGCTTGATTTAAAAGGTCATGTCGATGTAAAAATCGAAGACGGAAAGATAGAATTCTCACCTAAGGGCGAGGATAGACAGAGTAGAGCGTATTGGGGAACATACCGCGCTTTAGCTAACAATATCGTCCTTGGTCTTACCGAGGGCTTTTCAAAGCAGCTTGAAATCAACGGTGTCGGCTACAGAGCCGCGATGAAGGGCAAGGTGCTTGAGCTAAATTTAGGCTTTTCGCATCCTATAAATTTTGAATCTCCAAAGGGGATTGAAATTTCCGTAGATAAAAACGTCGTAACCATCAAAGGCGACGACAAGCAGCAAGTAGGCCAAGTGGCAGCCGAGATCAGAGGATTCAGACCGCCTGAGCCATATAAAGGCAAGGGTATTAAGTATCTTGAAGAGCGCATTATCCGCAAAGCCGGAAAAACAGCTAAGAAATAA
- the rplR gene encoding 50S ribosomal protein L18, with translation MTQNVLKRKISLRIKRKRRIRAKISGVASCPRISIFKSNRTVYAQAIDDVASVTLCASSGKVLNLKANKEGAASLAKDLASKLKDKGISEALFDRNGYLYHGVIASFAESLRQNGIKL, from the coding sequence ATGACACAGAACGTATTAAAAAGAAAGATCTCTTTACGAATCAAGAGAAAAAGAAGAATTCGCGCTAAAATTTCAGGCGTCGCATCTTGCCCTAGAATTTCTATTTTCAAATCCAATAGAACCGTCTACGCCCAGGCTATCGACGATGTAGCGAGCGTGACTTTGTGCGCCAGCAGCGGTAAGGTTTTAAATTTAAAGGCGAACAAAGAGGGTGCGGCTAGCCTAGCTAAAGATTTGGCTTCCAAGCTAAAGGATAAAGGTATCTCCGAGGCGCTTTTCGATCGCAACGGCTATTTGTATCATGGCGTAATCGCAAGCTTTGCCGAGTCGCTACGCCAAAACGGCATCAAACTATAA
- the rpsE gene encoding 30S ribosomal protein S5, whose translation MEKYNREEFEEVIVNIGRVTKVVKGGRRFRFTALIVVGNRNGLVGFGFGKSKEVPDAIKKAVDDAFKNIIKVNLNGSTITHDIEVKYNASKILLKPASEGTGVIAGGSVRPVLELAGVKDILTKSLGSNNSSNVVRATMKALSMLKH comes from the coding sequence GTGGAAAAGTATAATAGAGAAGAATTTGAAGAGGTAATCGTCAATATCGGTAGGGTTACGAAGGTCGTTAAAGGCGGTAGAAGGTTTAGGTTTACGGCTCTTATCGTAGTAGGCAATAGAAACGGCTTGGTAGGCTTCGGTTTTGGTAAGTCCAAAGAGGTTCCCGACGCGATTAAAAAAGCGGTAGACGATGCGTTTAAAAATATCATCAAGGTAAATTTAAATGGCTCTACTATCACTCACGATATCGAAGTTAAATACAATGCGAGCAAAATTTTACTTAAGCCGGCGAGCGAAGGTACCGGCGTTATCGCAGGCGGTTCAGTCCGCCCGGTTTTAGAGCTTGCGGGTGTTAAAGATATCCTCACTAAATCGCTAGGTTCGAATAACTCCTCAAATGTCGTAAGAGCTACGATGAAAGCTCTTAGTATGTTAAAACACTAA
- the rplO gene encoding 50S ribosomal protein L15, giving the protein MGLENLKKAPGSTHATKRLGRGQGSGLGKTAGRGGKGQTARTGSHEKRGFEGGQQPIQRRLPKVGFTSKFEKPYVINVDKIEAIKDLSEITVESIKSVHKISNSVKKIKLIGVDAKALASKIKDENVKFSGQK; this is encoded by the coding sequence ATGGGATTAGAAAATCTTAAAAAAGCCCCAGGCTCGACTCACGCTACTAAGCGCTTGGGTCGTGGTCAAGGAAGCGGCCTGGGTAAAACTGCTGGTCGCGGTGGCAAAGGTCAGACCGCACGCACCGGCTCTCATGAAAAAAGAGGTTTCGAGGGCGGTCAGCAGCCGATTCAGCGAAGGCTTCCAAAGGTAGGTTTTACTTCTAAATTTGAAAAACCTTACGTGATTAATGTCGATAAAATCGAAGCCATAAAAGATCTTAGCGAGATCACGGTCGAAAGCATCAAGTCGGTTCATAAAATTTCAAATTCCGTTAAAAAGATCAAGCTGATCGGCGTAGACGCAAAAGCACTCGCTAGCAAGATTAAAGACGAGAACGTAAAATTTAGCGGACAAAAATAA
- the secY gene encoding preprotein translocase subunit SecY, which yields MNKSLRNKILITLGFLFAYRLLAYVPVPGVDVEVIKQFFQNNSNNAFGMFNMFSGNAAERFSVISLGIMPYITASIIMELLAATFPNLGKLKKERDGMQKYMQIIRYATIAIAMVQSIGVSIGLQGIHGQTGAPAIMAENTNEFVFISCISMLAGTMLLMWIGEQITQRGVGNGTSLIIFAGIVSAIPRAIGSTVNLVNTGEMNVLKLIAIVLIILATIGAILYVELGERRIPVSFSRKVLMANQNKRIMNYVPIKLNLSGVIPPIFASAILMFPTTILQASTNPIIQKIHDFLSPSNYFFNFLTFVLVIFFAYFYASIAFNSKDISENLKKQGGFIPGIRPGEGTASFLNEVASRLTFWGSIYLGLVTVIPWLLVKFMGVPFYFGGTSVLIVVSVALDTMRRIEAQIYMNKYQTLSAVGL from the coding sequence ATGAATAAATCGCTACGCAACAAAATTCTCATTACTTTGGGCTTTCTTTTTGCCTATAGGTTGCTAGCTTACGTGCCGGTTCCGGGAGTGGACGTTGAGGTTATAAAGCAATTTTTTCAAAACAATAGCAACAACGCTTTTGGAATGTTTAATATGTTTAGCGGTAACGCGGCGGAGCGATTCAGCGTTATCTCGCTAGGCATTATGCCTTATATTACCGCTTCGATCATTATGGAGCTGCTCGCCGCGACCTTCCCAAATTTAGGCAAGCTCAAAAAAGAGCGCGACGGTATGCAGAAATATATGCAGATCATCCGATACGCCACCATCGCAATCGCTATGGTTCAATCCATCGGCGTTAGCATCGGTTTACAGGGCATCCACGGACAAACCGGAGCGCCTGCGATAATGGCGGAGAATACCAACGAGTTTGTTTTCATCTCGTGCATTTCGATGCTTGCAGGCACCATGCTTTTGATGTGGATCGGCGAGCAGATTACGCAGCGCGGTGTCGGTAACGGCACCAGCCTTATCATCTTTGCGGGTATCGTTAGCGCCATCCCTAGAGCGATCGGAAGTACCGTAAATTTAGTAAATACCGGCGAGATGAACGTTTTAAAGCTAATCGCGATCGTGCTAATTATCCTGGCTACTATCGGTGCAATTTTATATGTGGAGCTAGGCGAACGCAGAATTCCGGTATCGTTTTCGCGCAAGGTATTGATGGCGAATCAAAACAAGCGCATTATGAATTACGTGCCGATCAAGCTAAATTTAAGTGGCGTCATTCCGCCTATTTTTGCAAGCGCGATTTTGATGTTTCCGACTACAATTTTACAGGCAAGCACCAATCCAATCATCCAAAAGATCCACGATTTCCTAAGCCCTAGCAATTACTTCTTTAACTTTTTGACCTTTGTGTTAGTTATATTTTTCGCTTATTTTTATGCGTCAATTGCTTTTAATTCCAAGGATATTAGCGAAAATTTAAAGAAGCAGGGCGGATTTATCCCGGGCATTCGTCCGGGCGAGGGAACGGCGAGCTTCTTAAACGAAGTTGCTAGCCGCCTTACATTCTGGGGCTCGATCTATCTCGGGCTAGTAACCGTGATCCCGTGGCTGCTCGTTAAATTTATGGGCGTGCCGTTTTATTTCGGCGGTACCAGCGTGCTGATCGTCGTCTCCGTCGCTCTTGATACGATGAGACGCATCGAAGCGCAGATCTATATGAACAAATATCAGACCCTAAGCGCGGTCGGGCTATAA
- the map gene encoding type I methionyl aminopeptidase: MAILLKTKKDLEGLRAANRIVAQALDYAASFIKPGLSLLEVDKKIDDFITSKGAYPAFKGLYGFPNAACLSLNEVIIHGIPDETILQEGDILGVDLGSKLNGYFGDSARTLPVGKISKADEDLIACSKDTLEFAIKTIRVGMHFKELSFEIEKFIRARGFVPLYGFCGHGIGKHPHEEPEIPNYLEGNNPKSGPKIKNGMVFCIEPMICQKDGTPVIAEDKWSTRSKDGLRTSHYEHCMAVFDDKVEVLSIA, translated from the coding sequence ATGGCGATTTTACTTAAAACAAAAAAAGATTTAGAGGGGCTGCGTGCAGCGAATAGGATCGTCGCGCAGGCCCTTGATTATGCAGCTTCATTCATAAAGCCGGGTCTTAGCCTGCTCGAAGTCGATAAGAAGATCGACGATTTCATCACCTCTAAGGGTGCGTACCCGGCTTTTAAAGGGCTATACGGCTTTCCAAACGCCGCCTGCCTCTCGTTAAACGAAGTCATCATCCATGGAATCCCAGACGAAACGATCCTGCAAGAGGGCGATATCTTAGGCGTCGATCTAGGCTCGAAACTAAACGGATATTTCGGCGACAGCGCACGCACTCTGCCCGTCGGTAAAATTTCAAAAGCCGACGAAGATCTCATCGCATGCAGTAAGGATACACTGGAGTTTGCCATCAAAACGATCAGGGTAGGGATGCACTTCAAAGAGCTAAGCTTCGAGATCGAGAAATTTATCCGCGCGCGCGGCTTCGTGCCGCTATACGGCTTCTGCGGTCACGGCATCGGCAAGCACCCGCACGAAGAGCCTGAGATCCCAAACTATCTGGAGGGCAACAATCCAAAATCGGGCCCCAAAATCAAAAACGGCATGGTCTTTTGCATCGAGCCGATGATCTGCCAAAAGGACGGTACGCCAGTCATCGCCGAGGATAAGTGGAGCACGAGAAGCAAGGACGGACTTCGCACTAGCCACTATGAGCACTGCATGGCTGTTTTCGACGACAAGGTAGAAGTCCTAAGCATCGCATAG